From Staphylothermus hellenicus DSM 12710, a single genomic window includes:
- a CDS encoding DUF58 domain-containing protein has product MPTRICRRAGLASKLSRAHFSNLMYGIVPSKIKGPGFEYVDLREYSPGDDIRFIDWRASARMIKPDGDYRLMVKEHLLERLVNNIVVLDYSKSMLYGDKIESAIYVLTGFLSIAHSLGDIIDLIILHGEKPLIKHGLNPLEAINFSLNTICKVDPSGNLDLIKLSNYVKNLKNRETLLLITDYAHYPIEFEVLATTTHAMNTGLGIVLVSTKLELNPPSLDGYHAFYDLESADSELKTMMSEYYRAVKTHIIKTKTALAKTRTPYIEIKELRDAMYKKLRLLKLYSITRIRYKRY; this is encoded by the coding sequence ATGCCTACAAGGATATGTAGAAGAGCGGGGTTAGCATCAAAACTGTCTAGAGCTCATTTTAGTAATTTAATGTATGGCATAGTCCCCTCTAAGATTAAGGGTCCAGGCTTCGAATATGTTGATTTAAGAGAGTATTCTCCGGGAGACGATATTAGGTTCATAGATTGGAGAGCATCAGCTAGAATGATCAAGCCTGATGGAGATTATAGATTAATGGTTAAAGAGCATTTATTGGAGAGACTAGTAAATAACATTGTTGTATTAGACTATTCTAAATCAATGCTATATGGCGACAAGATAGAATCAGCCATATATGTGCTTACAGGGTTTCTAAGCATAGCTCATAGTCTGGGAGATATAATCGATTTAATAATTCTGCATGGAGAAAAACCCTTAATAAAACATGGGCTAAATCCTTTGGAAGCTATTAATTTTTCATTAAATACTATATGCAAAGTAGATCCTAGTGGAAACCTTGATCTAATTAAACTCTCCAACTACGTTAAAAACCTAAAAAATAGAGAAACATTGCTATTAATTACAGACTATGCACACTACCCAATAGAATTCGAAGTATTAGCAACAACAACTCACGCCATGAATACTGGTCTAGGAATTGTACTTGTATCTACAAAGCTCGAGTTAAATCCTCCAAGCCTAGATGGATACCATGCATTCTATGATCTGGAAAGCGCAGATTCAGAATTAAAGACAATGATGAGCGAATACTATAGAGCTGTTAAAACCCACATAATAAAAACTAAGACAGCCCTAGCTAAGACTAGAACACCATATATTGAGATCAAGGAGTTAAGAGATGCAATGTATAAGAAGCTTAGATTATTAAAGCTATACTCTATAACCCGTATCAGATATAAAAGATACTAA
- a CDS encoding vWA domain-containing protein, protein MIKLLHPEMINIILIIVPILMLLYIYVYSRRRNLLKLLDQRDNVLWHIIQASKIASITLLLLASTLPVSVQTIQFTVHGNPEETEIRRVMYNITALHVLLIDESKSMQYTDGTNITRFVRALNFTYKYMNYLSPKDKLLIIGFSEYPRKICLGNTTFCRPKLLELEPNKKYTDLSAALAYAYSYVTASQYPAIIVIVSDGAYNEGGDPYDEIVSINKSGYPVLFVRVGLDKRADQLIEELTASNIYVININQFTEKLLNKLTEDAARQMRLEAFVSKKLLEVKVSKEVIYPYPTVYLLVASLVLFLASRIEGY, encoded by the coding sequence ATGATTAAATTACTACATCCAGAAATGATCAATATTATATTAATTATTGTGCCAATACTGATGCTCTTATACATATACGTTTATTCTAGGAGAAGAAATCTTCTAAAATTACTAGATCAAAGAGACAACGTATTATGGCATATTATTCAGGCCTCCAAAATAGCGTCGATAACATTATTACTTCTAGCATCAACGCTTCCAGTCAGTGTTCAAACAATACAGTTTACAGTACATGGAAACCCTGAGGAAACGGAGATTAGGAGAGTAATGTATAATATAACAGCATTACATGTGCTATTAATCGATGAATCTAAAAGTATGCAGTATACGGATGGAACCAATATCACTAGATTTGTTAGAGCTTTAAACTTTACATATAAGTACATGAATTATTTATCACCCAAAGATAAACTATTGATCATCGGATTCTCGGAATATCCCAGAAAAATATGTTTAGGAAACACAACATTTTGCCGCCCCAAACTATTGGAGCTTGAACCCAACAAAAAATATACTGATCTGAGCGCGGCACTAGCTTATGCATACTCATATGTTACAGCATCACAGTATCCAGCTATAATCGTTATAGTCAGTGATGGAGCATATAATGAGGGTGGAGACCCATATGATGAAATAGTTTCAATAAATAAGTCTGGATACCCAGTATTATTTGTTAGAGTAGGATTAGATAAACGAGCTGACCAATTAATTGAAGAGCTTACGGCTTCTAACATATATGTTATAAACATTAATCAGTTCACCGAGAAACTACTGAATAAGCTGACAGAAGATGCTGCTAGACAGATGAGATTGGAAGCATTTGTATCCAAGAAACTATTAGAGGTAAAGGTTTCAAAAGAAGTAATTTATCCATATCCAACAGTTTACCTATTAGTTGCAAGCCTAGTTTTATTTCTAGCATCACGTATTGAGGGATACTAA
- a CDS encoding sulfite exporter TauE/SafE family protein, with product MGIEILLLFANFIGGLVIAVLSTMAGIGGGAFMIPYFYFIGLPINEVIGTSKFVIVFISLFGTINYLRLRKVMIKQGIMILIGMIPASYLGAYLVSVINDWILRLIISIFILFYSIRLIYGFLRKKLERIKTSTSQQYVGNNYMVNKPFIAVLIGLLSGFVAGLTGTGGGVVNMPLFLSVMKIPVHFAVALSTFVIFPSSISAAIRHALNNDINYFIGLPFVLGAVIGANIGPRIAIKTRSQHLRLIIGSILFYAGIRMLSTTIF from the coding sequence ATGGGTATAGAAATATTGTTATTATTTGCAAACTTTATTGGGGGATTGGTGATAGCTGTTCTTTCAACAATGGCTGGTATTGGTGGAGGCGCATTTATGATTCCCTATTTCTATTTTATAGGTCTACCTATAAACGAGGTCATTGGTACAAGTAAATTCGTTATTGTTTTTATATCGTTATTTGGTACGATAAATTATCTTAGACTTCGAAAAGTTATGATTAAACAAGGAATAATGATACTGATAGGTATGATCCCCGCCTCGTATTTGGGGGCGTATCTTGTAAGCGTAATAAATGATTGGATTCTTAGGTTAATTATATCTATATTTATTTTATTCTACTCTATACGGTTAATATACGGGTTTCTAAGGAAAAAACTAGAAAGAATAAAAACTAGTACTTCTCAGCAATATGTTGGCAACAACTATATGGTAAATAAGCCTTTTATCGCTGTATTAATCGGTTTATTATCCGGGTTCGTAGCTGGTTTAACTGGTACTGGGGGAGGAGTTGTTAATATGCCTTTATTTCTATCAGTCATGAAGATTCCTGTTCATTTTGCTGTTGCATTATCTACTTTTGTAATATTTCCTTCATCTATATCTGCGGCTATACGTCACGCGTTAAATAATGATATAAACTATTTTATTGGTTTGCCGTTTGTTTTAGGAGCGGTAATTGGTGCAAATATTGGGCCTAGAATAGCTATTAAAACACGGTCTCAGCATTTAAGACTTATTATAGGATCGATCTTATTTTATGCTGGAATTAGAATGCTTTCTACAACAATATTTTAG
- a CDS encoding dCTP deaminase domain-containing protein — MLRPEDIKLLLGLSDNMLDCAGIRLTLKTIYVPKTIGELRMNDKVLPRYEEIKCDPICRLSSGAYIVRYNEYVEIPNGYMGLVFPRSSLLRMGATIYTAV; from the coding sequence GTGTTAAGGCCTGAGGATATTAAGTTATTGCTGGGTTTATCCGATAATATGCTGGATTGTGCTGGTATAAGACTTACATTGAAGACTATATATGTTCCTAAGACTATTGGAGAGCTTAGGATGAATGATAAGGTTCTGCCTAGGTATGAAGAGATAAAATGCGATCCTATATGTAGGCTTAGCAGCGGGGCATATATTGTTCGATACAATGAATACGTGGAGATACCTAATGGATACATGGGTCTAGTATTTCCTCGTTCTTCATTGTTGAGAATGGGCGCTACAATATATACGGCAGTATGA
- a CDS encoding aldo/keto reductase: MSRFPIDYNDRKPIGKTGETITAIGLGTWAIRDYSRAYKTFVYAIENGIDNIDTAEMYDSGRAEEFVGRVVREVGKDKVFVTTKMLPQHLVSTDEVLKAAKASLKRLGLSEVDLFLIHWPNRNLSIEEQVRNFEIVYEEGLARYIGVSNFNVYELEKAIHATRKAEIVVDQVHYSVLTKDIEKDLLPYAIKNGITIQAYTPLERSRVSHHPTIIEIAKKINKTPVQVALNYLISRPNVVAIPKTENIEHVKEIIGAMGWRLGEKEISMLENI; the protein is encoded by the coding sequence ATGTCTAGATTCCCCATAGATTATAATGATAGAAAACCAATTGGAAAAACCGGCGAAACTATCACAGCTATAGGACTTGGAACATGGGCTATCAGGGATTATTCGAGAGCTTATAAGACATTTGTATATGCTATAGAAAATGGCATTGATAATATAGATACTGCTGAAATGTATGATAGTGGAAGAGCTGAGGAATTCGTTGGCAGAGTTGTTAGAGAAGTTGGAAAAGATAAAGTATTTGTAACCACAAAAATGCTTCCACAACACCTCGTATCCACTGATGAAGTGTTAAAAGCTGCTAAAGCAAGTCTTAAGAGGCTGGGTCTCAGCGAGGTTGATTTATTCTTAATTCACTGGCCTAATAGGAATCTATCTATAGAGGAGCAAGTAAGGAATTTTGAGATCGTTTATGAAGAGGGATTAGCTAGATATATTGGTGTGAGTAATTTCAATGTATATGAGCTTGAAAAAGCTATTCATGCTACTCGAAAAGCAGAGATAGTAGTTGACCAAGTTCATTATAGTGTTTTAACAAAGGACATAGAGAAGGATCTGCTACCATATGCTATTAAAAACGGTATAACTATTCAAGCGTATACACCGTTAGAAAGAAGCCGTGTATCGCATCATCCAACTATAATAGAGATCGCGAAGAAGATCAATAAGACACCTGTACAGGTAGCACTAAACTATCTGATCTCTAGACCTAACGTTGTTGCCATACCTAAAACTGAAAACATAGAACATGTAAAGGAAATAATTGGAGCTATGGGATGGAGGCTCGGAGAAAAGGAAATTAGCATGTTAGAAAATATTTAA
- a CDS encoding AAA family ATPase, translating to MDVDEISEKINMVLKEIGKAIIGYDYELKLLLASLLSDGHVLLEGVPGIAKTTIARALVRVLGLEERRKYFIENTPFTGFSRIQFTPDLMPSDITGSLIFNPVTREFEPRLGPIFSYIVLADEINRATPRTQSAMLQAMQEREVTIGDKTYKLEYKDKGKFFFVIATENPIEQEGTYPLPEAQLDRFMMRIIMGYPKSLEDEKNIYKLHAYRIVEPIEDLEKIVTPEWIVEAQKTISKKILVPDPMLDYIARIVRATRPETLKSTRKYFELGASPRAGIMLVKASKALAAIRGSDKVEYVDLEKALFPVLNHRVIPNIDLVIEYGGDFEARMRVIREGLKHAVEAVT from the coding sequence ATGGATGTAGATGAGATAAGTGAAAAAATAAATATGGTATTAAAGGAGATCGGTAAAGCAATAATTGGTTATGATTATGAATTGAAACTTCTTCTAGCATCACTCCTATCCGATGGACACGTGTTGTTGGAAGGTGTTCCAGGCATTGCTAAAACAACTATTGCACGAGCACTAGTTAGAGTATTAGGTCTCGAGGAGAGAAGAAAATACTTCATAGAGAATACTCCGTTTACAGGGTTTTCACGTATACAATTCACACCTGATCTTATGCCTAGCGATATAACGGGTTCACTAATATTTAACCCTGTAACCAGAGAGTTTGAGCCTAGACTTGGCCCTATATTTTCATATATTGTACTTGCTGATGAGATAAACCGTGCAACACCTAGAACACAATCAGCAATGCTTCAAGCAATGCAGGAGAGAGAAGTAACTATAGGTGATAAAACATATAAGCTTGAATATAAGGATAAAGGCAAGTTCTTCTTTGTAATAGCTACGGAGAACCCGATCGAGCAGGAAGGAACATATCCGTTACCAGAGGCTCAGCTTGACCGATTCATGATGAGGATAATTATGGGTTATCCTAAGAGCTTGGAGGATGAAAAGAACATTTATAAATTACATGCATATAGAATCGTCGAGCCAATAGAGGATCTAGAAAAAATAGTTACACCCGAATGGATAGTTGAAGCACAAAAAACAATAAGTAAGAAAATATTGGTTCCCGACCCCATGCTAGACTATATTGCACGAATAGTTAGAGCAACCAGGCCCGAGACACTAAAAAGTACTAGGAAATACTTCGAATTAGGAGCAAGCCCTAGGGCAGGTATAATGCTCGTAAAAGCATCTAAAGCACTAGCAGCTATTAGAGGCAGTGATAAAGTAGAATATGTTGATCTAGAAAAAGCATTATTCCCAGTTCTCAACCACAGAGTTATACCTAACATTGACCTTGTAATAGAGTATGGTGGAGACTTCGAAGCTAGGATGAGAGTAATAAGAGAAGGATTAAAACATGCGGTTGAAGCTGTTACATAG
- a CDS encoding aldehyde ferredoxin oxidoreductase family protein, with translation MYGWWGRILRIDVSKRKYVVQELDPSIYSNYIGGRGLAAKILWDELVPGVDPLSPHNKLVIASGPLSGLPLPSSGKLVVASKSPLTNGYGDGNIGTMASVHLRKAGYDAIVLEGASDKPIYLYIENDKVEFMDADDLWGRDAFDAEDKLVREHGRNIGVLLIGPAGENLVRYATIVSMKGRSGGRPGMGAVMGFKKVKAIVIKGTRNPPIADEKKLRELSEASYKEVLSKENYDFWIRQGTMATIVWSNENSVLPTMNFREGVWEYYDTISGDLMEKLKIERRGCPYCNMQCGNVIIDETGEKSELDYENVAMLGSNILLPDLRKVAELNKLADMYGLDTISLGNSLGFTMEASEKRLIREKIEWGDYGEVKELVKDIAYRRGLGAFLAEGVWRMSLSLGREAQDFAMHAKGLEVSAYNCHAAPGMALAFATSPIGAHHKDAWLIGLEVKMDRFAYNREKVEKLIFLQRVRGGMFESLTTCRLPWVELGLNLDYYPKMLSAATGIEWSMDDIYRVADRIYTLIRAFWIREYNRWSRTMDYPPMRWFKHPLTKGPFAGVKLDINKYDKMLSIYYEMRGWDERGVPKKETLEKLGLKEAIPVLDSIVGLK, from the coding sequence ATGTATGGTTGGTGGGGTAGAATTCTTAGAATAGATGTGTCTAAGAGGAAATATGTTGTCCAAGAACTTGATCCCAGTATTTATAGTAACTATATAGGTGGTAGGGGTCTTGCAGCAAAGATTCTATGGGACGAGCTTGTTCCCGGAGTAGATCCTTTATCTCCACATAATAAATTAGTGATTGCATCAGGGCCATTATCGGGTTTGCCTCTACCTAGCAGTGGTAAACTAGTTGTTGCTTCTAAGAGTCCATTAACTAATGGTTATGGTGATGGAAACATAGGTACTATGGCTAGTGTTCATCTTAGAAAAGCTGGTTATGACGCGATAGTATTAGAGGGTGCTTCGGATAAGCCTATCTACTTATATATTGAGAACGACAAGGTCGAGTTCATGGATGCAGATGATTTATGGGGTAGGGATGCGTTTGATGCGGAGGATAAACTTGTTAGAGAACATGGTAGGAACATTGGTGTTCTCCTAATAGGTCCCGCAGGCGAGAATCTTGTAAGATACGCTACAATCGTTTCCATGAAGGGTAGAAGCGGTGGAAGACCAGGTATGGGTGCAGTTATGGGTTTTAAGAAGGTTAAAGCAATAGTGATTAAAGGTACAAGGAACCCCCCGATCGCTGATGAGAAAAAACTTAGAGAGCTCAGCGAAGCCTCATATAAGGAAGTACTATCTAAGGAAAACTATGATTTCTGGATTAGGCAGGGCACAATGGCTACAATTGTTTGGAGCAATGAAAACAGTGTATTACCAACCATGAATTTCAGAGAAGGTGTTTGGGAATACTATGATACAATCAGCGGTGATCTCATGGAGAAACTAAAAATTGAGAGAAGAGGATGCCCATACTGTAACATGCAGTGTGGAAACGTTATAATAGATGAAACAGGTGAGAAAAGCGAGCTAGACTATGAAAACGTTGCAATGCTTGGAAGCAACATTTTATTACCTGATCTGAGAAAAGTCGCTGAGCTCAACAAGCTGGCGGATATGTATGGATTGGACACTATTTCTCTAGGAAATAGTTTAGGCTTCACTATGGAAGCTTCTGAGAAAAGATTGATCAGAGAGAAAATTGAATGGGGAGACTATGGGGAAGTCAAAGAACTAGTTAAGGACATAGCTTATAGGCGGGGACTAGGAGCTTTTCTAGCAGAGGGAGTATGGAGAATGTCTTTATCACTTGGTAGAGAAGCGCAAGATTTTGCAATGCATGCAAAAGGATTAGAAGTATCAGCTTATAATTGCCACGCTGCCCCCGGAATGGCATTAGCTTTTGCCACATCACCTATAGGAGCACATCATAAAGATGCATGGCTTATTGGTTTAGAGGTTAAAATGGATAGGTTCGCATATAATAGGGAGAAGGTTGAGAAACTAATATTCCTACAAAGAGTTAGGGGAGGAATGTTTGAATCACTAACAACTTGTAGGCTTCCATGGGTTGAGCTAGGATTAAACCTGGATTACTATCCTAAAATGTTATCTGCTGCAACAGGTATTGAGTGGAGCATGGATGATATCTATAGAGTCGCCGATAGAATATATACACTGATCAGAGCATTCTGGATAAGAGAATATAATAGATGGAGCCGTACAATGGATTATCCACCGATGAGATGGTTTAAACACCCATTAACCAAAGGCCCGTTTGCAGGCGTAAAACTAGATATTAACAAATATGATAAAATGTTAAGTATTTACTACGAGATGCGTGGGTGGGATGAGAGAGGGGTTCCTAAGAAAGAAACTTTGGAGAAGCTAGGCTTAAAAGAAGCCATTCCAGTATTAGACAGCATAGTCGGGCTAAAGTGA
- a CDS encoding SAM hydrolase/SAM-dependent halogenase family protein has translation MTSGLIVLLTDFGLKDPYVGVMKGVIKSINSEAEIIDLTHMVRRQDTYEAAIILLVSAKYFPEKTIFVCVVDPGVGGSRKALLIETNHYYLIGPDNGCLSLLAQNDGVKAVYDVSESKYRLRRISYTFHGRDVFAPIAAWLSRGIKPEELGVRISFEDMVKYDLIRPEITENTVRGSVIYIDVFGNIMTNISMDYIDKINLSYGEKLRVKIDDKELVCPFVPSFSYVGLGEPACYINSWDYFEIGINHGNAAEKYGIEKGARIFITREQLKSKN, from the coding sequence ATGACTAGTGGTTTGATCGTGTTATTAACTGATTTCGGCCTAAAAGATCCTTATGTGGGGGTTATGAAGGGAGTTATAAAAAGTATTAATTCAGAAGCTGAAATAATTGATCTAACTCATATGGTTAGAAGACAGGATACTTATGAAGCTGCAATAATATTGCTTGTTTCAGCAAAGTATTTTCCGGAAAAAACAATTTTTGTCTGCGTAGTTGATCCTGGAGTTGGTGGCTCGAGGAAAGCATTGCTCATAGAGACAAATCATTATTATCTCATAGGACCCGATAATGGATGCTTATCTCTACTTGCACAAAATGATGGGGTTAAAGCAGTATATGATGTTTCAGAGTCAAAGTATAGGCTTAGAAGGATCTCGTATACTTTTCATGGAAGAGACGTATTTGCACCAATTGCTGCATGGTTATCTAGGGGAATAAAACCAGAAGAACTAGGTGTAAGGATTAGCTTTGAAGATATGGTAAAATATGATTTAATAAGACCAGAAATAACTGAGAACACTGTGCGCGGCTCAGTTATATATATTGATGTTTTTGGAAACATAATGACAAATATATCTATGGATTACATTGATAAAATAAACCTCTCCTACGGCGAGAAACTCCGTGTCAAAATAGATGATAAAGAATTAGTATGTCCATTTGTTCCAAGTTTCAGCTATGTCGGATTAGGGGAGCCTGCATGTTATATTAACTCATGGGATTATTTTGAGATAGGAATTAATCATGGAAATGCCGCTGAAAAATACGGTATTGAAAAGGGAGCTAGAATATTTATAACCAGAGAACAGTTGAAAAGCAAAAACTAG
- a CDS encoding vWA domain-containing protein yields MLEYPIIIYIVPLILLSMYVLLRWGRRRVLGRIYSFNHPLTRYVSSYIRKQHDIKWYLNIALAIASIVLIMFSLALPYTIIPRYVKTTQTLEAKISLQRKPPVVIVLDTSGSMKGDKIITAINAVKKFIDQTIDYVLIGLITFNDHVRIAIPPTSDQELLYKKLGEIKAFGGTIYSKPLEIAYDWLVPFAEFNLSPTIIFVTDGLPYSQDAPLYREVVYKCARYNITIYPIFIETPGMSIYETMMAQQRLREIANITKGQFYNVKQTNSLINLFEKLAEKTVSKAGNYILTSNINYKIDVKNYVVEPYILAAFLVFFANMILRSLLYKSTL; encoded by the coding sequence ATGCTTGAATACCCCATAATAATCTATATTGTACCGTTAATTTTGCTGTCAATGTACGTGTTATTAAGATGGGGGAGAAGAAGAGTTCTAGGCAGAATATATTCTTTTAATCATCCGTTAACACGGTATGTTTCATCCTATATTAGAAAACAACATGATATTAAATGGTATTTAAATATAGCATTAGCTATTGCATCGATTGTATTAATAATGTTTTCACTAGCATTGCCATATACTATAATACCTAGATATGTGAAGACTACACAAACACTTGAAGCTAAGATCAGCTTGCAGAGAAAACCTCCCGTAGTAATAGTTTTAGATACGTCTGGCAGCATGAAAGGAGATAAAATTATCACAGCTATTAATGCTGTAAAGAAATTCATTGATCAAACAATAGATTATGTATTAATTGGCCTAATAACATTTAATGATCATGTTAGAATAGCTATACCTCCAACAAGTGATCAGGAGCTTCTATATAAGAAGCTTGGAGAAATAAAAGCTTTCGGCGGAACAATATATAGTAAGCCACTAGAAATAGCATATGATTGGTTAGTCCCCTTTGCTGAATTCAACTTATCTCCAACAATAATATTTGTAACTGATGGCTTACCTTATAGTCAAGATGCTCCTTTGTATAGAGAAGTAGTATATAAATGTGCAAGATATAATATAACAATATATCCTATCTTCATCGAAACGCCGGGAATGAGTATCTATGAAACCATGATGGCTCAGCAGAGACTACGAGAAATAGCAAATATTACGAAGGGACAATTCTATAATGTAAAACAAACAAATAGCTTGATTAATTTATTTGAAAAACTCGCTGAGAAAACAGTTTCAAAGGCTGGAAACTATATTTTGACAAGCAATATAAATTATAAAATCGATGTTAAGAACTACGTTGTCGAACCATATATTTTAGCAGCTTTCTTAGTTTTCTTCGCAAATATGATCCTGAGATCACTGCTTTATAAGTCAACTCTCTAA
- a CDS encoding DUF120 domain-containing protein: protein MPIKIKGKIVKGLGVGAKYVKLYREVFNKYLGIDPYPGTLNIDIGQDFFTYTKKLKAKIIPPPRKGLGCVLAYPGILMGIKIYVIKPCITKHGWNILEIISEKNLRKTLNLKDNDIVEIIIYNEKDDPPI from the coding sequence ATGCCGATTAAGATCAAAGGGAAAATAGTGAAGGGATTAGGTGTTGGAGCAAAATATGTTAAACTATACCGTGAAGTCTTCAATAAATACCTGGGAATAGACCCATACCCTGGAACTCTAAACATTGACATAGGTCAAGACTTTTTTACCTACACTAAAAAACTAAAAGCAAAAATAATCCCTCCTCCCAGAAAAGGGCTGGGATGCGTACTAGCATATCCAGGCATACTTATGGGAATAAAGATCTATGTTATAAAGCCTTGTATAACGAAGCATGGATGGAACATTTTAGAAATAATTTCGGAGAAAAACCTACGGAAAACACTTAATCTAAAAGATAATGATATCGTTGAAATAATTATTTATAATGAGAAAGATGATCCTCCTATATAA
- a CDS encoding ATPase domain-containing protein → MKLSITSDLLEGMIKPSVIVLRGPIGSGKGLFISTLINEYIGRGMGKASILLFMVDTMSFFRTAEFYGIPIRKHLENGALRVNEITSLPMKEERRIDSIMEIISEACIQSRNGLVIIYPAGIALMGLSKSKLAGLVGAINECKKKYGVKIVLSFNEEISKGIREIFEAVADYVFSLSIEIPGAGKPRRYITIVKPLRELLGVSRTAEIEVVPGKGMEIISYGILRQYDAKINLSNRVKTSIEWFDKHTNGIVKGTSILITGSSGAGKTCLLLGLGYGIARSNNKVLFISFEEPPRQLIATMKALGYSYEEIRDNMKIVGINPRTITLNSLFSVVTKHMNTKYDIIMLDGLHVVWKEYGERYHRFLRDLVYYVKSIGGIIFLSKVLTGYEDEKTYTWLSTIVDAIIELRLEKINNEYMRYICFKKFRYHNVEPRCYEYSIESGILTETR, encoded by the coding sequence GTGAAACTAAGTATTACTAGTGATCTTTTAGAAGGAATGATTAAGCCAAGTGTAATTGTGTTAAGAGGCCCAATAGGTTCAGGCAAAGGTTTGTTCATTTCAACTTTGATCAATGAATACATCGGGAGAGGAATGGGTAAAGCCTCTATTTTACTATTCATGGTTGATACTATGTCATTTTTCAGAACAGCTGAGTTCTACGGAATTCCTATTAGGAAACATTTGGAAAATGGCGCTCTCAGAGTCAATGAGATCACCTCTTTGCCTATGAAGGAGGAACGTAGAATTGATAGTATCATGGAAATAATTAGTGAAGCATGCATACAAAGTAGGAATGGATTAGTGATAATATATCCTGCTGGAATAGCATTGATGGGGCTCTCAAAAAGCAAGCTTGCCGGCTTAGTTGGGGCAATTAATGAGTGTAAGAAAAAATATGGAGTTAAAATAGTTTTATCTTTTAATGAGGAAATTAGCAAGGGTATTAGAGAAATATTTGAGGCGGTAGCTGATTATGTGTTTTCGCTATCTATTGAAATACCTGGTGCTGGGAAACCGAGAAGATACATTACCATTGTTAAGCCGCTCAGAGAATTATTAGGGGTTTCTAGAACTGCAGAAATCGAAGTAGTCCCCGGGAAGGGTATGGAGATAATAAGCTATGGTATATTGAGACAATACGATGCTAAAATCAATTTATCTAACAGAGTAAAAACTTCTATTGAATGGTTCGATAAGCATACAAACGGAATAGTTAAGGGGACATCAATACTAATAACAGGTTCTTCGGGAGCCGGTAAAACATGTCTATTATTAGGATTAGGGTATGGAATAGCTAGAAGTAACAATAAAGTCTTATTTATTAGTTTCGAAGAGCCTCCCAGACAACTTATAGCTACAATGAAGGCGCTTGGATATAGTTACGAAGAAATTAGGGATAATATGAAAATCGTTGGTATTAATCCTAGAACAATAACTCTGAACTCATTGTTCAGCGTAGTTACAAAGCACATGAATACAAAATATGATATTATAATGCTTGACGGTCTCCACGTAGTATGGAAGGAGTATGGAGAAAGATATCATAGGTTTCTACGTGACCTAGTATATTATGTTAAAAGTATTGGGGGAATAATATTCCTATCAAAAGTTCTCACCGGATATGAGGACGAGAAAACATATACATGGCTCAGCACAATCGTTGATGCCATAATTGAGTTAAGGCTTGAAAAAATAAATAATGAATATATGAGGTACATCTGTTTCAAAAAATTCAGGTATCATAACGTTGAACCCCGTTGTTACGAATACAGTATAGAAAGTGGTATATTAACGGAAACCCGATAA